In Raphanus sativus cultivar WK10039 chromosome 5, ASM80110v3, whole genome shotgun sequence, the following proteins share a genomic window:
- the LOC130494987 gene encoding B-box domain protein 31-like encodes MCSSNVEEEKIRRSRKRRGDCRTFCEEPIYRTRCSICGITDVFVYCAADAKFFCHGCDVREHSFSNYWSWRHVRRMVCSVCQCFNRTLLVEDFCYTLPELTIPIEVPQAEVEIDEPSNLLDSGED; translated from the coding sequence ATGTGCAGTAGTAACGTGGAAGAagagaaaataagaagaagCAGAAAGAGAAGAGGAGACTGCAGAACATTCTGCGAGGAACCGATTTACCGGACGCGGTGTTCTATATGTGGAATAACAGATGTGTTTGTCTACTGCGCTGCGGACGCCAAGTTCTTCTGCCATGGATGCGACGTAAGGGAACACTCCTTCTCTAACTATTGGTCTTGGAGGCACGTGCGCCGCATGGTTTGTTCGGTTTGCCAGTGCTTCAATCGCACTTTATTGGTCGAAGATTTCTGCTACACTTTACCAGAGTTGACCATCCCAATTGAAGTACCACAAGCCGAAGTTGAAATCGATGAGCCAAGCAATCTTCTTGATTCCGGTGAAGATTAA
- the LOC108859774 gene encoding putative ammonium transporter 1 member 5: MSGAITCSAANLSALLGPNSTAAANYICGQLGTVNNKFTDAAYAIDNTYLLFSAYLVFAMQLGFAMLCAGSVRAKNTMNIMLTNVLDAAAGGLSYYLFGYAFAFGESSGGFIGAHNFGLNNFPTLTSDYSFFLYQWAFAIAAAGITSGSIAERTQFVAYLIYSSFLTGFVYPVVAHWFWSPDGWASAFLSENRLFGTGAIDFAGSGVVHMVGGIAGLWGALIEGPRIGRFEDGGRAIALRGHSASLVVLGTFLLWFGWYGFNPGSFTKILIPYESGSNYGQWSGIGRTAVTTTLSGCTAALTTLFGKRLLSGHWMVTDVCNGLLGGFAAITAGCSVVEPWAAIVCGFIASIVLIGCNKLAELLKYDDPLEAAQLHGGCGAWGLIFVGLFANEKYVNEVYGASPGRHYGLFMGGGGKLLGAQLVQIVVIVGWVSATMGTLFFILKQLNLLRISEKDEMRGMDIARHGGFAYIYHDNDDESIQFPGMTPGSPLPRRSDPPAF; this comes from the coding sequence ATGTCGGGAGCTATAACATGCTCCGCAGCCAACCTCTCCGCTCTGCTAGGCCCCAACTCCACCGCGGCGGCTAACTACATATGCGGCCAGCTAGGCACCGTCAACAACAAGTTCACCGATGCAGCCTACGCCATAGACAACACCTACCTCCTCTTCTCCGCTTATCTCGTCTTCGCCATGCAGCTCGGCTTTGCCATGCTATGTGCTGGCTCCGTTAGAGCCAAGAACACAATGAACATCATGCTCACCAATGTCCTTGACGCTGCAGCCGGAGGACTCTCTTACTATCTCTTCGGTTACGCCTTTGCTTTTGGCGAGTCCTCAGGTGGATTCATAGGAGCACACAACTTTGGTCTTAATAACTTCCCCACTCTCACCTCGGACTACTCCTTCTTCCTGTATCAATGGGCGTTTGCAATCGCAGCCGCTGGAATCACAAGCGGTTCCATCGCGGAGAGGACTCAGTTTGTTGCGTACTTGATATACTCTTCTTTTCTGACCGGTTTTGTTTACCCGGTCGTGGCTCACTGGTTCTGGTCCCCGGACGGGTGGGCTAGTGCCTTCCTTTCAGAAAACCGTTTGTTTGGTACTGGAGCCATTGACTTTGCTGGCTCTGGCGTTGTTCACATGGTTGGTGGTATTGCTGGACTATGGGGTGCCCTTATTGAAGGTCCTAGAATCGGCCGGTTTGAGGACGGAGGGAGAGCGATCGCTCTCCGTGGCCACTCTGCCTCGCTTGTTGTCTTAGGAACCTTTTTACTCTGGTTCGGTTGGTATGGTTTCAACCCCGGTTCCTTCACCAAGATCCTTATCCCGTACGAGTCTGGTTCCAACTACGGACAGTGGAGCGGAATAGGCCGGACAGCAGTCACAACCACGCTCTCCGGATGCACTGCCGCTCTAACAACGCTCTTCGGGAAACGTTTACTCTCAGGCCACTGGATGGTAACTGACGTTTGCAACGGTTTACTCGGCGGGTTTGCGGCCATAACCGCGGGTTGCTCTGTGGTAGAGCCATGGGCAGCGATCGTCTGCGGCTTCATTGCTTCCATCGTCCTTATAGGATGCAACAAGCTCGCAGAGCTCTTGAAATACGATGATCCGCTCGAGGCCGCACAGCTACACGGAGGGTGCGGTGCATGGGGTTTGATATTTGTAGGACTTTTTGCAAATGAGAAATATGTAAACGAGGTATATGGAGCCAGCCCGGGAAGGCACTATGGGCTTTTCATGGGTGGTGGAGGGAAGCTATTGGGAGCACAGCTGGTTCAAATAGTTGTGATTGTGGGATGGGTTAGTGCCACAATGGGAACACTCTTCTTCATCCTCAAACAGCTCAATTTGCTTAGGATCTCGGAGAAGGATGAGATGAGAGGAATGGATATAGCACGTCACGGTGGTTTTGCCTATATATACCATGATAATGATGACGAGTCCATTCAGTTTCCGGGGATGACCCCTGGATCTCCTTTACCTCGCCGTTCTGATCCTCCAGCTTTTTGA